CCCCCAGTTTTTCGAGGATGCCGTTCTTCCACGTCCGGAGTTGATCCAGGTGGATCGTGGGAGGGCCGAACACGATGCCTCGATGCGCCGACTCGCGGGCCGCCTGGATGCCGTGGGCTGCGTTGAGCAGGGCTTTGGAGGGGATGCAACCCCGGTTCATGCACACACCGCCGAGCCGGGACTCGCGCTCGATGAGGGTCACCTTCCGCCCGAGATCCGCTGCGTAAAACGCAGCGGCATACCCGCCGGGACCGGCGCCGATGACCACAATGTCCGTTTCGATCGGTTCCATGGAATCAGTTGGGGATCCGTGATGACCAGTGTTTGCGGCGTTTCCCGGATTACAGGCGCACCCAGTCCTCGGGGAACTCCTGAAGGGCCCGGACGAAGTCCACCGTGAACCGTGCGGCGCTGCCACCGTCAATCACCCGATGATCGTAGCTCACCGCCAGCGGCAGAAGCGGGCGGGCCTCAATGGTTCCCCCGGAGGTCACCACCGGGCGCTGCGCCGTCCGGCCAAGGCCCAGAATGGCCACCTCGGGCTTGTTGATGATCGGCGTGAAATGGCCGCCACCGATGGCTCCCTGATTGGAAACGGTGAAGGTGCCGCCCTTCATGTCGTCGGGCCCCAGTTTCCGGTCGCGCGCCCGCGCAGCGATGGAGGCCAGTTCCGCCGCCAGCTCCTTCAGGGACTTCCGGTCGGCGTCGCGGATCACCGGCACGAGCAACCCCGCCTCGGTATCCACGGCAATGCCGATGTGATAATGCTGCTTGAGCACCAGCGTGTCCGTGACCTCGTTGAGGCTGGCGTTGAAGATCGGATGCTTTTGCAGCACCGACACCAGAGCCTTGAGGAGAAACGGGGTCGGGGTCAGGCGCACGCCGGCGGCCTCGTAGGCCGGGCGATAACGGGCACGAAGCGCCTCGATGTGCGAGAGGTCGGCGTCGTCGAACTGGGTGACGTGCGGCAGCGACACCGCGTTCTCCACCATGCGCGCCGCGATCACCTTGCGCAGGGCGGACAGCGGCTGGCTGGTCACGGGGCCAAACAGCGAAAAATCCTGGCCAACCGGGGCGAAGACCAGCCCCTTGGGTTCGTCCGCGTGGCGTCCCGCCCGGGCCACGCCGCGCTCGAGACGCGCCACGTACCGGGCCAGGTCGCTGAGCAGCACACGGCCGCCGCTGCCGCTGCCCTGGACGCGGGACAACCGGATTCCGAGCTCGCGGGCCACCTTTCGCACATACGGCGATGCCGCGGGATCCGGGCCCGTGTCCGCGCCATCGTCGGCATCCGGTGGCAGGTCCTCGTCGTCCTCCACCGGCAGCGGCGCGCGCGGGGCGGACGCCTTTGGAGCTGCAGGCTTGGGGGCGGCGGTGGCCGGTGCCTTTGGGGCCTCTGCGGCGGCGTCCCCTCCGACGGTGATCAGCAGCGCCCCGACGGACACCTTGTCGCCCTCCTTCACGTGCACCGCGGAGACCGTGCCGGCGACCGGCGTGCGGATGGGAGCCACCGCCTTCTCCTGCTCCAGTTCGAGGATGGTCTGATCGGCAGTCACCTGGTCCCCGACCTTGACCAGAAGGGTGGCCACCGTGCCCGAATCCCCGGATTCACCAACCTTAGGCAGCTTGACGTCCATAATTTCGAAATTCGAGTCTGTCGAAGGGGCCCGGGCCGGCAAAGCAATTTCAGGGCCCGGCCACGGGATCCCCATCAAAGCCCAGCGAACACCAAAACAGCGGCCCCGCAACCCGGCGTGGCCGGCCTCCCGCGGCGCCGCGGAGATTCATGCGACGCCCACCAGATGTCGAGGCGTCTCCCTGAAAACTCCGGAATCGAGGTCAATCAGCCTGTCAATCGGCCTTCCTCCGACTGCATCGGTTCGCTACCCTTCCAAGCCTGCCATGAGCCCGCATACCTCTCGTCGTCAATTCCTTCGCAGTGCGCTGGCCGTCCCGTTGATGTCGGCCGGGTGCGGATTCGGGATTCGGGCCGCCGAGTCCTTTGAGCGCACCGGGCCTCCCCGCCTGCGCATCGGGCTTGCGGCGTACTCCTTCCGCGATGACTTCAAGGCCGGGCCGGAGGGCGCCCCGGCGCGGATGGACATGTTCCGGTTCCTCGATTACTGCGCGACCCACGACTGCGACGGCGCCGAGTTGACCAGCTATTACTTTCCTGAAGACCTGACGGATGGGTACCTCGCCCGCGTCCGCCGTCATGCGCATTTGTGCGGGGTCACCATCAGTGGCACAGCGGTCGGCAATGACTTCTGCCATCCGCCCGGACCGAAACGAGGCGCCGAGATCGCCGGGGTGAAGCTCTGGATCCAGCGGGCCGCTATCCTGGGCGCCCCGCACATCCGCGTCTTTGCTGGAGGCCCCCACGGCCAGCCCCTGCCGGTGGCCAAACGCCTGTGCATCGAGGCGCTGGAGGAGTGCGGCGACGTCGCGGGCCGCCATGGCATCCTGCTCGGTCTGGAAAACCACGGCGGCATCGTGGCGGAGGCGGACGACCTGGTAGACATCATTCGCAGCGTGAAATCCCCCTGGGTGGGCATCAACCTCGACACCGGCAACTTCCACACGGGCGACCCCTACGCTGACCTTGCGAAGTGCGCACCGTACGCGGTGAACGTGCAATTCAAGGGACTGATGAGCCGTCGCGGCCAGCGGACACCGGAACCCGCCAACTACGGGAGAGTTTTTCAGATCTTCAAGGACGCCCGGTACCAGGGGTGGGTGATCCTTGAGTACGAGATGCCCGAGGATCCGTGGGAACGCGTGCCCGTAATGCTGGCAGCGATGCGGGCGCACTGCTGACGGGTGCCGCCGCGGTCTGCGGTGAGTCTGTCCGCGTCCGCGGTAGGGCGAGCCTCCCGGCGAGCCGTACGGCCGACTGCCAGCCAGGCTTGTGAGGACTCCACAAGTTGGCCCGGTGGAGCCACCATTGACCTGTCCCTCTGTCACCCCATCGCCGCGGCATCCACCCCCACCACCGGTGGGGCGAGAGTCCTCGCGAGCCGTACGCGGGTGGAGTCCCCACAGGCCCGGCATCAAATTGCCCGCATGGCCCGGTGGAGCCCCCATTGACCTGTCCCCCTGTCACCCGTCCCCTTGCCACCCCCCCAGCAGGCCTGGCTTGCAGTTGAACGTACAACTCGGCGGGACTCCCACCGGCAAGGGCGCCGGGCGGAGGGTAAGTCGGGGTTTCGGGCTTCCGAGGGGTGCTTGCCCTGCACCGTTCGCTGCGGCAGGGTGGGCGGCGGTTCATGACGCGGGGGTTTCCCAGTGGATTTGATTGGCGGCGGCTCCGCTCGCCAATGGTGGTCGCGCTGGTGCTCTCAGTGCTCCTGCACCTCTACTCATGGCTGATGGTCCTCCTGTTGCAGGCAGGGCTGCGCGACGGGTGGATTCCGGGCTGGATGCGCCCCGCCGTGGAGCCGGTCGTCGCATGGATCCGACCCCCGGATTCCGGTCAGGCCCAGCCGGCTCCAGATCCGTGGCGGGAAATTCCCCTCCAGTTCGTCGAGGTGGATCCGCTGTTGGTGACCGACGAGGCGCCTCCCGACACGTCGTTTTACTCCACTGCCAACACCCTGGCGGCGAATCCGGATCCCCCCAAAGTGGATCTGGTGGCGCCGAAGGTTGATGGACGCCAGGAGAACTCGCTGAAGACGT
The Verrucomicrobiia bacterium DNA segment above includes these coding regions:
- a CDS encoding 2-oxo acid dehydrogenase subunit E2, with the translated sequence MDVKLPKVGESGDSGTVATLLVKVGDQVTADQTILELEQEKAVAPIRTPVAGTVSAVHVKEGDKVSVGALLITVGGDAAAEAPKAPATAAPKPAAPKASAPRAPLPVEDDEDLPPDADDGADTGPDPAASPYVRKVARELGIRLSRVQGSGSGGRVLLSDLARYVARLERGVARAGRHADEPKGLVFAPVGQDFSLFGPVTSQPLSALRKVIAARMVENAVSLPHVTQFDDADLSHIEALRARYRPAYEAAGVRLTPTPFLLKALVSVLQKHPIFNASLNEVTDTLVLKQHYHIGIAVDTEAGLLVPVIRDADRKSLKELAAELASIAARARDRKLGPDDMKGGTFTVSNQGAIGGGHFTPIINKPEVAILGLGRTAQRPVVTSGGTIEARPLLPLAVSYDHRVIDGGSAARFTVDFVRALQEFPEDWVRL
- a CDS encoding sugar phosphate isomerase/epimerase → MSPHTSRRQFLRSALAVPLMSAGCGFGIRAAESFERTGPPRLRIGLAAYSFRDDFKAGPEGAPARMDMFRFLDYCATHDCDGAELTSYYFPEDLTDGYLARVRRHAHLCGVTISGTAVGNDFCHPPGPKRGAEIAGVKLWIQRAAILGAPHIRVFAGGPHGQPLPVAKRLCIEALEECGDVAGRHGILLGLENHGGIVAEADDLVDIIRSVKSPWVGINLDTGNFHTGDPYADLAKCAPYAVNVQFKGLMSRRGQRTPEPANYGRVFQIFKDARYQGWVILEYEMPEDPWERVPVMLAAMRAHC